A window of Solirubrobacterales bacterium genomic DNA:
GCGCCTCGCCGAGGGTCGGGACGAGAAAGGGCATCGGATACACCAGGTGCGGCGAGAGGTCGACCATGAGCTGGCGCTCCAGGAGCGCCTCGCGCACCAGGCCGAGGTCGAAGTTCCGCAGATAGCGAAGGCCGCCGTGCACCATCTTCGAGGAGCGGCTCGAGGTCCCCGAGGCGTAGTCGTGGCGCTCGACCAGAGCCACCGAGTAGCCACGCGAGGCGGCGTCGAGCGCCACGCCCGCGCCGGTGATCCCACCGCCGATCACGACCACGTCGAAACGCTCGCCGCTGAGTGCCTCGAGTGCGTCGGAGCGGGAGAGCATCGGTCGGGGCCTCAGTCCAGGTAGACGACGGTGTCGGCGAGGGGAGCCCGGCTGGGCGCTTCCCTCTCCTGGATCGGTTCACCGAGGTGGATGAGGCTGACGAAGTGCTCGCTCGCTCCGAGCCCGACCGCAGCACGCCCGGCCTCCGTACGCAGGACGCTGGGGGTCCGCCAGTAGCCGGCCAACCCGCGGGCATGCGCGGCCAGCAGCACGATGTAGGCGGCGCAGGCAGTCGCATGAAGGTCCTCCTCGTCCTGCACCGGATCACCGCCAAGGGCACACGAGCAGACGACGAGCGTCGGTGCGCGGTCGAGCTTCGACGCCGCCTCGGTGCCGGCCGCCTGCTTGAGGCGGTCCAGCGTCCGCTGCCCCAGCACGCGAAAGCGCCACGGATTGGTCAGGTTGTGGTTCGGGGCCCAGCGGGCCAGGTCGAACAACTCGTCGAGGACCTCGCTCGGCACCGGGTCGGGCCGGAAGGCCTTGTGCGTACGCCGGCTGCGGATTGCGGTCTCCACGTCCATCGCAAGAACGGTACCCGTGCCACCGCGTGTCTGGTCGGGCTAGCGACGAAGTCGCGGTAGATGCGTGCAGACTGCCGGGTCGGGTTCGGACCCTCGCCCCGCCGAGGGAGCGGGAGGCGACCGGTCGTCCGGCGGAGCCGGACGCGTAGGCGAAGCCGAGGCTTTCGGCGGATTTATTCGGGCAGACGGCGGCGGTACCAGAAGAACCCGCCGACCAGCGCGGCCGTGAGGAGCGCGAAGCCCGCACCGACGTAGGCGGAGGTGCCCGGCCGGCCGCCGTCCGCGGTGGCGGCGGCGACCGGGGGGGCCGCCGCATCCGGCCGACCGCCTGCAGCGAGCTCTCCCCTGACTCCTTGCCGGGGCTGCGCGGGATCGCCCGGGGCTCCGCCGGAGGGTCTGCCGGTCGCGACCGGCCCGCCAGTCGGGGATACGTCCCCCTGCGTCGACTCGGCGCTACCCGTACCGGCAGTGTCCCCGGGCCCACTTCCCGATCGAGCACCCGCCGGGGAGCGCGGTACCGCGGCCAGCGGGAATGCCTTGCGGCTGACCGCGAGCAGCGCCTGGGCGGTGACCCAGACGGGTGTCTGGTCGCTCGCCTGCGAGTAGCGGTAGTGGCCGTCGGCTGCCTGGCGACTCTCCAGATAGTCGAAGGGGCTGCGTCCGTTCGTCCGGACGGCGGGATTGGTTCCTCCGGCGATCAGGCCCTGGACCGCCCAAGCGGTCGACTGTGAGTTGGTCGGTCCGCCGTCGGCCAGCGCGAAGCCGCCGTCGGAGCGCTGGGCGCGGCGCAGGTAGGACGTTCCTCGTGCGGTCGCCCGGTGCGCGCCCCCGGCCGCCGCCAAGCCTTGGACCACGGCCCCAGTGCTGTCCGGGTCGCTTCCCGCGTCCGGCTGAAAGCCCCAGCCGCCGTCATTGTTTTGAGCCTGACGGAGCCAGGCGGCCGAGGATCGGACGGCGGATGGCGAGACGCCCGCGGCGCGCAACGCCAGGACGCCGAAGGCCGTCAGGTTCACCTGGCCCTCGAACGAACCGTTCCCGGACCGTCGCCGGCGAAGCTCGGCAACCAGGTCGCGGCCACCGAAGCTCCGCGGATCCGCGCCCGCGCCCTCGAGGGCGAGAATTGTCCGCTCCAGATCGCCGGTCGACCGCAATTCGGCGACCTGGGAGCGAAGGTAGCCGACCGCCGAGCGCCCTCCCCGTTTTACGTCGAGCGGATTGCGGCCGGCGGCCTCCATCCCCAAGACTGCCCAGCCCGTGATCGCCGCGTTGGACGTGGCTTCGGGGGACGCTCCGAAGCCGCCATCCGCGTTCTGCATTCGCTCGAGCCAGTGCCTTGCCGAGGCGGTCCCCGCCCGGGCCTCGCCCGGCAGGGCCAGCGCCCCGACAACCGCGATGGCCGCGAGCAGCAGGGCGACGCCCCCCGCGGTCGCCCGCGGTTCGGCACGCTGCCGCGCCGGCCCATCCGGCCACGTGAACTCGAACCTGCTCCGGTAGCGCGAGACCATCCGCACCAACGCGGGGCCTGCGGCGAGCGCCAGGGCGATGTTCCCGGCCGCGTGAGCGACGTTGAAGGGGATCCCGCGGGCGGAAAGCGCCAGGTAGCGATCAAGTGACTGCTCTCCCCCGTAGCTGACCATGACCGAGAGGTCGAGGAGCGCGCCATAGGCCAACCCGGCCAGACCGCACGCGACAGCGAGCCCGCCCCGGCCCAGGCGGCGCCCGGTGAGGACGGCAAGCGCGGCGCCCCCAATCCCGACCAGACCCCACCCGGCCATCTGCCACGGTGTCCACGGCCCCTGGCCGAGCCACAGGTTGGAGACGACGGCGGCGAGCGCTCCCACCGCAAACCCGGGAGCCGCCCCCACCGCATAGCCGGTGATCAGCACGATGTCGGTCGTCGCCACCACGTTCGGGATTGGCGCGAGGGCAAGCCGTCCCGCGACCGCCAGCGCCGCCAGCGCCGCCACCAGCGCGACGATTCTCGCTGGCGGCCGGGAACGCTCGTACCACGCGAGCCCTCCCGCCAGCACCAGGGCCAGCAATGCATATGCCGTCAGCTGCCAAGTCATGAAGCCGCGACCTCGTCCCTAGCCCCGGCCAACTGGTGGCGAAGCAGGGCCGCGCCCTGCTCGGGGGAGATTGCGCCGGTGGCTCCCAGAATGCGGGCCACCTCGGTGGCGAAGTACCAGCCGCCGGAAAGGATCTCGCCGACCGGGCCGTCCGCGATCAGCTCGCCGTCCCCGAGCAGCACGACGCGCTCCGCGAACGCCGAGGCGAACTCGACGTCGTGAGTGGCGACCACCACGCTCGCCCCCCTGTGGGCCATCTCGGCTATCCAGGCCGCGAGCTCCTGTTTGCGGGCCCAGTCCATCCCGCGCGTCGGCTCGTCGAGACCGACCAGCCCTGGGAGCCCTCCATCGGCCCGACCGGCCATCACCAGCGCGAGCGCCAGCCGCTGGCGCTCGCCGCCGGACAGATCGCGCGGGTCGGCGTCCGCCGCCCACCCAAGTCCCACCGAGGCAAGCGCCCGGAGGCCCGTA
This region includes:
- a CDS encoding nitroreductase is translated as MDVETAIRSRRTHKAFRPDPVPSEVLDELFDLARWAPNHNLTNPWRFRVLGQRTLDRLKQAAGTEAASKLDRAPTLVVCSCALGGDPVQDEEDLHATACAAYIVLLAAHARGLAGYWRTPSVLRTEAGRAAVGLGASEHFVSLIHLGEPIQEREAPSRAPLADTVVYLD
- a CDS encoding prenyltransferase/squalene oxidase repeat-containing protein — translated: MTWQLTAYALLALVLAGGLAWYERSRPPARIVALVAALAALAVAGRLALAPIPNVVATTDIVLITGYAVGAAPGFAVGALAAVVSNLWLGQGPWTPWQMAGWGLVGIGGAALAVLTGRRLGRGGLAVACGLAGLAYGALLDLSVMVSYGGEQSLDRYLALSARGIPFNVAHAAGNIALALAAGPALVRMVSRYRSRFEFTWPDGPARQRAEPRATAGGVALLLAAIAVVGALALPGEARAGTASARHWLERMQNADGGFGASPEATSNAAITGWAVLGMEAAGRNPLDVKRGGRSAVGYLRSQVAELRSTGDLERTILALEGAGADPRSFGGRDLVAELRRRRSGNGSFEGQVNLTAFGVLALRAAGVSPSAVRSSAAWLRQAQNNDGGWGFQPDAGSDPDSTGAVVQGLAAAGGAHRATARGTSYLRRAQRSDGGFALADGGPTNSQSTAWAVQGLIAGGTNPAVRTNGRSPFDYLESRQAADGHYRYSQASDQTPVWVTAQALLAVSRKAFPLAAVPRSPAGARSGSGPGDTAGTGSAESTQGDVSPTGGPVATGRPSGGAPGDPAQPRQGVRGELAAGGRPDAAAPPVAAATADGGRPGTSAYVGAGFALLTAALVGGFFWYRRRLPE